In Brienomyrus brachyistius isolate T26 chromosome 19, BBRACH_0.4, whole genome shotgun sequence, one DNA window encodes the following:
- the LOC125714970 gene encoding 5-hydroxytryptamine receptor 1E, whose amino-acid sequence MDTASPAMMEAGSFPQAVPTVPNATNCSGSPGGALQPKSATEATLVAVFLGILTLMTALANGGVIAAISTTRKLHLPANYLICSLAVTDLMVAALVMPPSTLYITAEAWWLGRIACEAWLSMDMTCCTCSILHLCAIALDRYWAITDAVQYARKRTARRAAATVATVWAISVSISLPPLFWRSHRALGAVPSSAAQCIIEHDHVGYTLYSTFGAFYIPLAIILVLYYRIYAAAKALYQKRGSMRYLSGRSTDSQNSFASDPTLDLDRLHVTLRVPPCEVCSSSRERKAARILGLILGAFVLCWLPFFVKELLVGLHLLSPSPKVSDTLTWLGYVNSLINPLLYTSFNEDFKQAFKKLFRCKDHTQTMHRPRVDHS is encoded by the coding sequence ATGGATACAGCTAGTCCTGCCATGATGGAGGCGGGGAGCTTCCCACAGGCGGTCCCCACCGTCCCCAATGCCACCAACTGCTCGGGGTCTCCGGGGGGGGCCTTACAGCCAAAATCAGCCACGGAGGCCACGCTGGTGGCTGTGTTCCTCGGGATCCTGACGCTGATGACTGCCCTGGCCAATGGCGGCGTTATTGCTGCCATCAGTACCACCAGAAAACTCCACCTTCCCGCCAACTACCTCATCTGCTCATTGGCCGTCACTGACCTGATGGTGGCGGCCCTGGTGATGCCCCCCAGCACGCTGTACATCACAGCGGAGGCCTGGTGGCTGGGCCGCATCGCCTGCGAGGCCTGGCTTAGCATGGACATGACCTGCTGCACCTGCTCCATCCTGCACCTATGCGCCATCGCCCTGGATCGCTACTGGGCCATCACCGACGCCGTCCAGTATGCCCGCAAACGGACCGCGCGCCGTGCCGCCGCCACCGTGGCGACCGTCTGGGCCATCTCCGTGTCCATCTCCCTGCCGCCGCTGTTCTGGCGGAGCCACCGCGCCTTGGGGGCGGTGCCCAGCAGCGCCGCCCAGTGCATCATCGAGCACGACCACGTAGGATACACGCTGTACTCCACCTTCGGGGCTTTCTACATCCCCCTGGCCATCATCCTGGTCCTCTACTACCGCATCTACGCGGCCGCCAAGGCGCTCTACCAGAAGCGAGGATCCATGCGCTACCTGAGTGGGCGCAGCACCGACAGCCAGAACTCCTTCGCctcggaccccacactggaCCTCGACCGGCTCCACGTCACCCTCCGCGTGCCACCCTGCGAGGTCTGCTCCTCATCCCGGGAGCGCAAAGCCGCCCGCATACTTGGCCTCATCCTGGGGGCTTTTGTCCTCTGCTGGCTGCCCTTCTTTGTCAAGGAGCTCCTGGTGGGCCTGCACCTGCTGAGCCCTTCTCCGAAGGTATCCGACACCCTCACCTGGCTGGGCTACGTCAACTCTCTCATCAACCCCCTGCTTTACACCAGCTTCAACGAGGACTTCAAGCAAGCCTTTAAAAAGCTGTTCAGGTGCAAAGACCACACGCAGACCATGCACAGACCACGCGTAGACCACTCATAG